The segment TAGACTGTAGATGTCACTACTCCCGTGATGACTAAAGACAGTTGCAGCAGGACAAACACCTTACCTTTAAAACAAGAACATAGTTTGTTGCTGGAGATTAGCAAACCAGCTGTGGTATCTCCCTGACAAATCCAGGATCACAATTGTGTAGTCATTGCTCCACTAACACCAGATGGCATGAGCTTGTATCTGCTTCTGTTCTAGAcaacaattaaataattaaataatttttccttcttttaggTGTCAGACAAAAGATTCAACTGGAAAACTGTCTGCCTAAACAGTCTACACATAAAGGTAGCTGCTTGTAAGAGCAGCAATAAACTGGTAATTAAGTGTTCCTTTTGCTAGAGGTAGAAAAATAGTCTAGAGCTGACATCTTCAGGGCAGGAGAAATTTTAGTCGGGGTCTGCTTCTGGCCTAGGCCAGAAAAGTGGTTCATAGGGTTGAAATGACAATAATGCCTGAAATGGGGATGTGTGTGTGATTTGTATAATATTTCAGGTGGAAGAAAGGCAGAAACTGAATTCTAGTTGAAACCACTCTTTACTGAAGGGTTTCTGTCATGGTAAACAGGTGAAAGGGAAATAACAATAACCCAGCCCGGCTGGGACTTGCAGATGGGGGACAAGGGgtcagggctgtgtgctgaACTTGCTGCCCTTGTAGCATTCCGCAGCCGCTCAGCACCAGGAGATGAAACTGCAACCAGaaggcaggtgctgctctgctgcagggtgctgcttGAGGTCTGGACTGACACCATCGTCATGTGCAGCCCATATGGCTCCAGGTGGAGattaaaaacatttgatttATAGTGATTAATTTGGGATGTGAGCTGTGCTGTTTGTGGCAGGGAGATGATTGTGCTATGGTGGATGTTGAGGGAGTACAAGCAGTAGGAATGAACTGGTGACAGAGCAGTGTCATGTTCATatggcagaaaggaaaaggatgtGAAGGATGTAGAGGAAACTTGTTTGGACGAGGTATGAGCAGTTGTGGGTCTGTGGTGCTGTTTGAATGAATGGCCAGTTCTGTATCTTGTGTCTAAATCTAGCTCATTGGGGTAAAAATGATAGGCCTCAATATGCtgctgtaaaatacattttactaatttttaatatgtattttaatggaaaagaattccagctgctgttccaaGAAGGGTCAATTTTTATGCAAAAGTTATTCTTCACAGTTAAATCAGGTGTGACAGGAACAAACTGCAAACACCTGAAGAAATGTTTAGAGagcatgactgaaaaaaaaaaatgaaaataatccatccttcccaaagctggaagtaaaataaaaaagagatatAAATGATGTGAATATAACAGTGCTTCAACTCAATGTCCTGCTTTTCTTGGTTCTCCCTGCAGTACTGTGTTTTTGAGAAGCACCTCAGCTATTTTCCCCACCTATAAACTATGCACTGATTGTAATCTTTCGAAGTATGTGCTGAAAATTGTGTCGATAAATGATGATGCAACCAAGGACAAGAAGATTGGATGTGAGAATCTTGTCCAGCAAgtttctctgcttctcccttCCTGTTTGTGGTATCATTTGCTCAGGTATTATTACACAAAGCACAGATTGCAGCAATAACTTACTGTTCTCTTAGTACTCTAGGCTGAATAAAGGGATTTCAGGGGGTTTTGGTTGGTAAGGTAACCAAAATACTCACCATAGGATGATCCTTCAACATGCTTAGACAACATGGACCTGATGGTTGGTAAGGGGATGAGGGCAAAGAGCATCACTGCCCGTGCTGTAATGCAATGAATTTTGAGTTATCACCAGTATCTGCTCTTTGTGATCCAGCACAACCACTGCTTTTGAAGATTACATGCCACTGGCTTGGACAGACATCTTGCCTCACCTTTTCTCTGCTAAAAAGAGCCACCTATTGCTCCCATTATCAGAGGTCGTTTGCCCAAACTAGACACAGTCTCATGTTCTCAGCCCAAACTAGACACAGTCTCATGTTCTCAGCCAGACATCCCAGCATAGATGGGATCCTCCCTCTCCTTTGAGATCATGAGGATGATGATTTAAGTTTTAACATGCAGAGAGCCCTCTGTGCTACACAGCCTTGACAGGAACAGTACTTTTATAACATTACATCTGTCTTGCATCTCGGTGCTTCTGGCTTGCAGCATTCTAGCCTGTCTACTATGAAAATTTATAGAGAGCTGGAATTACCTTCCTGTCAGCAGAACCAGCCTCAGTGAAGACTTGGTCCATGTCTAGTGTACCAAGGTGTTTCTGCAATGCAGGGAATAAGCATCCAACACACTGCATAGCAGCAGGCCTTCAGGATGAAAATGAGCTGAATTACtaaacaagcttttttttttaacttattttttttatcttttttttctccagcttgATTGGCTAAACAAACATAATCTCTTAAAATTTTCACTCAGTGTTTGGCTTAGTACACAAATACCATCTCCTATCATCTTTCCCTTTAGAACAactttgtttaattttcaattccccattccctgtagggacagacagaaaaagcatttcaggaCATTTATCTCCAGtgtctttctttcctttgtctttGAGAAACAAAACCTTAAAGCCATGTAACAGATAATACTCTGTGAGATAGCTCCAGCACAATGCATGCAGttcttggattttgtttttcatcacAGGTTAGCTCCCAGAAGTAAACTTGCCTTTTCTTTATCATGGGATGCTGCCCTATCTATTGTTACCTGTCCCTTAGTAATTTATGTAACAGTGTGAGATCTGTAAGCTACATTATCGTGGTACTTTACAACACCAATGTTTCACTAAGTTTCCATCAGCTGTAAGTGCCTTCatatgacaaaaataaatcGCATCTTAAGATGTTCTCATAATAGGAAGCCTTTGCCATTTTGCTTCTGTTGTAGCCTTAAGCCTTGCCTCAGAGGAAGCAAGTGCTTCCTATTGCTGCAGTGGTGCAGTCTCACCAGGACAGGGAGTCAGCAACAATTCCCCGTCTCCCAGAGTGTGAACACTGTTCTGCTCAGATCTGGTCTGTGACCAACTGATGAATTACAAGTTAATGAGCCTTAAACTAATCCTTGGCAGAGGTGTATGCCTCTTCAGGATATTGTTGAGTGCTGAGTCTTAAGAGTACTAAGGGAGATGTGGGGAAAGAGGAGTAAAAAGAATGCTTTCTGGCAAATTGTTCCTGTGATGATCTGCCTAACTCCCTGCTTGCAAATTTGTCACAACGCAAAGCAAAAAGCCCTTCCAGTGATGTTGAAACACCCATTTCTCAGCTGTATTTGCTCATGTGCGTGACTGTTCAACTCACCAATGTAGAACAGGAACGTCCACTGCACAAAGGCCATGATGAGGATGCCAGCGCTGAACGAAGCTACTCCGATCATGATCATGGTAATATCCCTCATGTATCTGGAGAACACAACTACCCCTAGGAAACTGGTAATGAAGATCACGtacccagcagcactgccatggcCAATCTCCACAGCATTCCAACTTAAAGGTTCCCTGAGCAAGAACAGTGGGAGTACATTCATTGCACCAGCCACAGCCAGGTCATAGAAGATTGCTGCCACAAACAGCAGGATGATGATGAGCTTCGAGGGTGACACTGGAGTAAAGATGCTGCTCTCCGAAGGTTGGGAGCTCCCTGCTACTGCTGCTTCTGGTAGCTGACCACCCACCTCCTCTGCATTCTTGGCTTTGGCTGGGCAGGAAGCTGCTGGCTTGGGGACTGTGAGGACAAAAATGCTGTAGAGGAGACAAAAGGCATAGCAAGCAATGCTGCAGCACACCAGCACAGTGCCTTCTCGGTAGTGGTCACTGAAGCCAACGAAGAGGTAGCCAGATGCCATGCTTCCCAGAAAGCCAGCCAGGCCATACACCAGTTCAATAATGATGAGCCGCAGAGACCTCTTGCTTTCAGAGGACCCCAGGGATCCCAGAGCCATGATGCCTGCCCAAAGTGTGGTGAAGCCTCCTGTCAGCCCATTGAAGGCAGCAGCCCCATACATCACCTCCACTGGCCAGCCCAGCAGAatcaggaggagcaggagagttTTGGAGCCCAAATAACCAAGAAGAGGGAAGCAAATGGGGATCTTGCGATGTATCTTGTCCCCCAACTTGGACAAGCCATAGGCTGACACCAGCGGGCTCAGGCCCAGAACTAGGTTGTAGATGATATAAAAATTAGATACAGCCTTCTGCTGAGCATCTTCCAGGACTTGGGAGGGAGCAGTGCTGTTGGTCTGGTTGTAGTAGTTCTTCACTACCAGCAGCAATGCTGTGTCGTAGAAGGCACTGGCCACTTGGGAACCCGCAACCACTGGCTCAATCCACGTCCTCATTGCCATTATTCCCACCATGCTGCCAGCCGCCACCTCTTCTTGGAGagagctgctttcagcagcatttAAGGAAACAGCATGTGAGGAAACAGCTCCTCAGAAGGTCTGCTCTGGAGGCATGTTAGGAAACAAGCAGCGAAAGGTCCACCAGGCTGTGCAGGACTGGAGAGTTGTGCAAGAGATGATCTGGCTGGCAGGATACTCGCAGCTCACCTTGCTATGTGTACACACAcctgcacatccctgtgctgctctgagctctggctcaCACATGGGAGGCTTTTGTACAGCCAGAGAACGCCCTGCACTTGtcaactgctgctgctcctcttcctggTATAGTTTCAACAGAGGTCAGATGACCTGGGGAATTTCTCTCTCCCAGAATAGGAAGTGAAAATGCCCTGATCAAGTAATTGCTGTAATTTGgggtggtgggtttttttttgtttgttgactttttgggtggttttttttcttcttttggtgTCCTTCATGTGTCAGAGAACTCTCAGAGTGGTTGTGGGGGCAGGGAATGGCTATGTGCCTTTTTATCAGATAATTTGTGAATTCCGCTTTACTGCcagctcatttttctttttttctacacAAATATGACATTGTCTCTTTTGCTTTTACCTGCTTCTGTCTTCCCTGTTGCTGCATCATGCCCCTTGTGTCGTTGTTTCAATAATGCAGTCAGGAAATTACAcctaaaagaaattaaagggCAAAAAGTCTGTTTCTGGTAACCTGGCTCCTGTGGCTGCCACTCTGCTTGCTGCATCCTTTGGCTTTACAGTGTGGGAATTTGCAAGAGGAGGCAATTTATCCAGAGACGTCATTGACTGGTGTGTCCCAGTAATCAGCCAGCTCACCTGCAGGCTGAGGTGGGTGGGAGTCCAcctctggagaagagaagagttTCCAGCCCTAGCTCCTCAGGGAAATGGTTGTGCATCTCTTCAGGTGCTTATTTCCATAGACTCTCAAGCCTTGCAGTTCGAAGTCAGTTTCCAATTGTCTGCTGCCTGAGGGGCAGGTAAAGTGACCCACTCAAGCAGGGCCCCgtgggcacagcagtgctgctagCCAGAGACACAAGAAGCTCTTGGACCAGGATATGGTGCAAGCAGGCTGCCAGCTCCAAGGACAGTGCTTGcagtcccagctgcaggaagtACTTGAAGGATATTTGGCAGTCTCAAAAATGCTAACTTAAATGATAATGATCTCATTCTGTACTGGTTTAATGAATCATACCAGGCAGAAAAACAATCTGTTCTAGGAAGATTTACggtcattattttaaaaataaattactgatGAATTTGAAAAAACAATGTTAAAGCCTCCATCTGTCGGACTCTTTGTTGACTCAGGTGACATTTACTCAATGCCATGGCTCAAGAGTTtcttttttcactctgtttgGTTGTGCAATAATTTTTGGCTTATATTTCAAATACAGTAAGAAAGGTACAGGATCTAACAGAGAAAGGAGTGGGGAGCTGACTGTTAAATGATTTGTTCTAGAAAATTCCACCTTCATCAGATAATTTTTTGTTAGACCAAAAGGCCCTTAGCCAGCTCTAAATTATGTGTGTTGTGCcaactgctgccttttcttcttttacccAGATTAGCTGCAAAAGGTGTCTagttttttcagcttttattgAGAAGTGGGACAGGTTTTTTCAGCAAACcctgaaatatttccagagGACAGAAATTCCAGACAGCCTTACTGAAAACCACACACCATCAGCCTGTGACCAGTTTAAGCAACAAATGCAACCAAAGGAACTGCCACATTTTACTTCGCTCAGGGAGCCTTGTGTCTCCCACCAGAATTACAGGGTGAGATAAATTACTTGTCCCATTCAAGCTTCAGTTTGGGACATGGGGTCTGGTGCAAAGGAATCAAACTGGAGTGCAGAGGTATGTTACAGTCACTGTGCTCGAGACACTGCAGATCTACTCCACTCCTACATGAGGGATATTTTTCCTCCACACTTCGTTGCACATACAGACTGCTTGGCTTATTCAGCCAACTCTGTTCAGGCCTAGATAGCTAATGAACTCTGCTAAATGTTGCTAGTGATCTCATGAATTTCATCTACATGTCTGGGATATTCTGTGTGTTCACTCACATTAAATGTACTTTTTAGAACTAGTTCTCATGGAAGGATATATTTCCATGTCAGTAATTGCAAAACAGTAAGTGCTAAAGTAGGAGTTTAGCTTAGGCTCCAAAATATTTACTACTGCAAAACAATTTTCACAAATACCATATTCATTTGATGCCACAAAGTTTTCGAAATTACTATTATCTAGTAATTTTGCAGAACCCCCTGTTCTTATATTAGTAATATTTACAGGGACATTTGcatctgctttaaaatatgttcatgCAGCATAAGTGTGGTGGAACCTCAAGAGAGTGGCCCTTGACATTTAAGAAGAATGTATGCACAGAATCAGAGACTATCTTAACAACACAAATACAATGGTGTAGCCTGCTGGAGAAGGAT is part of the Camarhynchus parvulus chromosome Z, STF_HiC, whole genome shotgun sequence genome and harbors:
- the SLC46A2 gene encoding thymic stromal cotransporter homolog, yielding MVGIMAMRTWIEPVVAGSQVASAFYDTALLLVVKNYYNQTNSTAPSQVLEDAQQKAVSNFYIIYNLVLGLSPLVSAYGLSKLGDKIHRKIPICFPLLGYLGSKTLLLLLILLGWPVEVMYGAAAFNGLTGGFTTLWAGIMALGSLGSSESKRSLRLIIIELVYGLAGFLGSMASGYLFVGFSDHYREGTVLVCCSIACYAFCLLYSIFVLTVPKPAASCPAKAKNAEEVGGQLPEAAVAGSSQPSESSIFTPVSPSKLIIILLFVAAIFYDLAVAGAMNVLPLFLLREPLSWNAVEIGHGSAAGYVIFITSFLGVVVFSRYMRDITMIMIGVASFSAGILIMAFVQWTFLFYIARAVMLFALIPLPTIRSMLSKHVEGSSYGKVFVLLQLSLVITGVVTSTVYNKIYQNTLDWYSGFCFILSFLVGCLSLLPLSFVAIKQRSITGSLEILTE